A genomic region of Helicoverpa zea isolate HzStark_Cry1AcR chromosome 8, ilHelZeax1.1, whole genome shotgun sequence contains the following coding sequences:
- the LOC124632600 gene encoding uncharacterized protein LOC124632600, whose translation MRCINMNGDVTVRLLCAKSKVAPLKPTTIPRLELCAALLAAKLTRAVLDSLRRKPAKLVHWCDSSVVLCWMRCDASKLKVYVANRVTEIRELTSSSAWRYVPTQSNPADLISRGVDAKPFTSMALWWTGPSFLLLNESEWPKLNANEPDILPELKVHSAIISESIIDFDKYSSFTKLQRVFAYIRRFLFNLKNKDKKRLGVLSVKELRESFYSLCVIAQVQLFTNEYDLLLKDKPLNNNSKLLSLSPFLDECKLIRVGGRLDASAQSFEKKHPILLHASHRLTKLYFKREHLNHMHAGPQLLLAVVRETVWPINGRNLARRTVNNCARCRRLRGITLQPKMGNLPSQRITPDYPFLSVGLDFAGPFYIVNRKGRGSRVIKCYLCLFVCLRYKCIHLEAVSDLSKDAFIMALRRFIGRRGKPAEIFSDNGANFVAAAKEIGSFLAEIQEPLYHFASQQSIKFKFIPAYTPHFGGIWEAGVKSAKYFIRRVIGDSHFTFEEISTLFAQVEAILNSRPLCPLFSNPNDLLPLSPGHFIIGRPLTALPTPTLEDVKESQLRRYERLERTHRHFWKRWQREYLSELQQRTKWKASSSKLDIGDMVLLADDNASPLAWRLGRVTRLISGPDGISRVADILTNRGNVRRSLVRLCRLPTAEELKGY comes from the exons ATGCGGTGCATAAATATGAACGGTGACGTCACCGTCAGATTGCTGTGTGCAAAGTCGAAAGTGGCGCCATTAAAACCCACTACAATACCGCGCCTCGAACTCTGTGCAGCCTTACTCGCCGCTAAACTAACACGAGCAGTACTCGATTCACTTCGGCGTAAACCCGCTAAACTGGTGCACTGGTGTGACTCATCTGTGGTATTGTGCTGGATGCGCTGCGACGCCAGTAAGCTAAAGGTGTATGTAGCTAACCGCGTCACAGAAATAAGGGAGTTAACGTCGTCTTCAGCGTGGCGATATGTTCCAACGCAGTCTAACCCGGCTGACTTAATTTCAAGGGGTGTGGACGCAAAACCATTTACATCAATGGCACTGTGGTGGACGGGGCCTAGCTTTCTACTCCTAAATGAGTCCGAATGGCCTAAGTTAAACGCCAATGAGCCAGACATTCTACCGGAATTGAAGGTACACTCGGCAATAATTAGTGAATCAataattgattttgataaatattcaaGTTTCACAAAGTTACAGCGAGTATTCGCTTATATacgtagatttttatttaatcttaaaaataaagataagaaaCGCTTAGGTGTGTTGTCCGTTAAAGAGTTGCGTGAGTCATTCTATTCATTATGCGTTATCGCTCAGGTTCAGTTATTTACTAATGAGTACGACTTGTTATTGAAAGACAagcctttaaataataatagtaagttACTATCGTTGTCACCTTTTTTAGATGAATGCAAACTTATTCGGGTTGGTGGTCGACTCGATGCGTCGGCGCAGTCGTTTGAAAAGAAGCACCCCATTTTACTTCACGCATCTCATAGATTAACTAAGTTATACTTTAAAAGGGAACACCTAAATCACATGCATGCGGGACCACAGTTATTGTTGGCTGTTGTGCGTGAAACAGTGTGGCCTATTAATGGTAGGAACCTTGCAAGGCGCACCGTTAACAATTGCGCACGATGCAGGCGGCTACGCGGCATAACGTTGCAACCCAAGATGGGTAATCTGCCATCTCAACGCATCACGCCTGATTATCCTTTTTTATCCGTTGGCCTAGACTTTGCTGGAcctttttatattgtaaatcgTAAGGGACGCGGTAGTCGcgtaattaaatgttatttgtgTCTTTTTGTATGTTTACGGTACAAGTGTATTCACCTGGAAGCTGTCAGCGATTTGTCAAAGGATGCATTCATAATGGCACTTCGACGGTTTATTGGTCGTCGGGGCAAACCAGCTGAAATATTCAGCGATAACGGAGCCAACTTTGTGGCCGCCGCGAAAGAAATAGGATCATTCTTAGCGGAAATCCAGGAGCCTTTGTATCATTTTGCAAGTCAGCAgtcaattaaatttaaattcatcCCGGCTTACACTCCTCATTTCGGTGGCATATGGGAAGCCGGTGTCAAATCGGCGAAGTATTTTATAAGACGCGTTATAG GCGACAGTCACTTCACATTTGAAGAGATTTCAACTTTGTTTGCACAAGTGGAGGCTATTCTCAACAGCCGCCCCTTGTGTCCTCTCTTTTCCAATCCTAATGACCTCCTCCCTCTCTCGCCAGGGCACTTCATTATTGGAAGACCGTTGACTGCTCTGCCAACACCAACACTGGAGGATGTCAAGGAAAGCCAGCTACGACGCTATGAACGGCTGGAAAGGACGCACCGTCATTTTTGGAAGAGATGGCAGCGGGAGTATCTGTCTGAATTGCAGCAGAGGACTAAATGGAAGGCGAGCTCATCAAAGCTCGATATCGGAGACATGGTACTCTTGGCTGACGACAAC